A window of the Brassica napus cultivar Da-Ae chromosome A2, Da-Ae, whole genome shotgun sequence genome harbors these coding sequences:
- the LOC106416819 gene encoding L-type lectin-domain containing receptor kinase I.7-like, producing MGSLLQPFGSEKAKEKEETKLSLVSLPMIRGLLLGIILMLYCVCPSIQQDTTFVYNGFDQGDHRLHLDGSAIILPKKHVLQLTNATATQIGHAFFQEPVDFNSSEPVSFSTHFVCALLPVGETSGHGMAFFLSHSTDFKGAEPSRFFGLFNANGSDSTRVLAVELDIAKAPDVGDISDNHVGIDVNSATSVISANASYYSDKKGRNIDMKLLSGDPIQVWVDYEGTTLNVSLAPLRNKKPSQPLLSSTSINLTEIVQGRRMFVGFSGATGSTMTYQYILGWSFSKTMASLQKIDISKLPKVPHPHNKIKSTSLVLDALLGLIALLVLGLLTGAAYMYRKNLYAEVREEWEKEYGPFRYSYKSLYKATKGFSRNEFLGRGGFGEVYKGTLELREVAVKKVSHDGEEGMKQFVAEIVCMRRLKHRSLVPLLGYCRRKHELLLVSEYMPNGSLDHYLFNHDRSTLPWWRRFTILNDIASALSYLHTEAEQVVIHRDIKAANVMLDAEFNGRLGDFGMSRLYDRGVDPTTTTAAVGTVGYMAPEITTMGPSTGTDVYAFGVFLLEVTCGRRPVEPGLSAAKRFLIKWVCDCWKRSSLIDAIDPRLIEFSSKEVERVLKVGLLCANLAPSARPSMEQVVQYLNGNLALPEFWPYSPGIGVITPPPQLMLPSLSLSSYSSNNSMFMTHSIVYGSGR from the coding sequence ATGGGGTCTCTACTACAACCATTTGGATCAGAGAAAgcaaaagaaaaggaagaaacaAAACTCTCTCTTGTTTCATTACCAATGATTCGAGGATTGCTTCTTGGAATCATTTTGATGTTATACTGTGTTTGCCCATCAATTCAACAAGACACCACGTTTGTCTACAACGGCTTTGACCAAGGAGATCATCGTCTTCATCTTGATGGCAGTGCAATAATCCTTCCAAAAAAACATGTCCTGCAACTAACAAATGCAACAGCAACGCAAATAGGTCACGCTTTCTTTCAGGAGCCTGTTGACTTCAACTCATCCGAGCCAGTCTCTTTCTCCACACATTTCGTCTGTGCGCTGCTCCCTGTAGGCGAGACCAGTGGCCACGGCATGGCTTTCTTTCTGTCTCACTCCACTGACTTCAAAGGCGCGGAACCTAGTCGATTCTTCGGTCTTTTCAACGCCAACGGATCTGATTCCACGCGTGTGTTGGCTGTTGAGCTTGATATAGCTAAAGCTCCAGATGTGGGAGACATCAGTGACAATCATGTTGGGATTGATGTGAACAGTGCAACGTCCGTGATCTCTGCCAACGCATCTTATTATTCAGACAAGAAAGGTAGAAACATAGACATGAAACTATTAAGTGGAGATCCTATTCAGGTTTGGGTGGATTATGAAGGAACCACACTCAACGTCTCATTGGCTCCTCTCAGAAACAAGAAACCAAGCCAACCTCTTTTGTCATCAACGTCCATCAATCTTACCGAGATTGTGCAAGGCAGAAGAATGTTTGTCGGGTTTTCTGGTGCAACCGGGTCAACCATGACCTACCAGTACATACTCGGGTGGAGTTTCAGCAAAACCATGGCGTCTCTTCAGAAGATTGACATCTCAAAGCTTCCCAAAGTTCCACATCCCCACAATAAAATCAAGTCTACATCTCTGGTGCTTGATGCTCTCCTTGGTTTAATAGCTTTATTAGTTTTGGGTCTTCTTACTGGAGCAGCTTATATGTATAGGAAGAACTTGTACGCCGAGGTAAGAGAGGAATGGGAGAAGGAATATGGTCCGTTCAGGTATTCATATAAGTCTCTATACAAAGCAACCAAAGGGTTTAGTAGAAACGAGTTTCTTGGGAGAGGAGGTTTCGGAGAAGTCTACAAAGGAACACTAGAACTGAGAGAAGTGGCTGTGAAGAAAGTCTCACATGACGGTGAGGAAGGTATGAAGCAGTTTGTGGCTGAGATCGTTTGCATGAGGAGGTTAAAACACCGAAGCTTGGTTCCACTTCTTGGGTATTGTAGGAGGAAACATGAGTTATTATTAGTCTCTGAGTACATGCCAAATGGTAGCCTTGACCATTACTTGTTTAATCATGATAGATCTACTCTCCCTTGGTGGAGAAGATTTACCATCCTCAATGACATTGCGTCAGCTCTTAGCTACTTGCATACGGAAGCTGAACAAGTTGTTATACACAGAGATATCAAAGCGGCTAACGTTATGTTGGACGCGGAGTTTAATGGAAGGTTGGGAGATTTTGGTATGTCCAGGTTATACGACCGAGGGGTTGATCCAACCACCACAACGGCTGCAGTTGGAACTGTTGGTTACATGGCACCTGAGATTACAACAATGGGACCTTCCACTGGAACTGATGTATACGCCTTTGGTGTTTTCTTGCTTGAAGTAACCTGTGGGAGGAGACCAGTGGAACCTGGCTTGTCGGCTGCGAAGCGGTTTCTGATCAAATGGGTTTGTGATTGCTGGAAAAGATCTTCTTTGATTGATGCTATAGATCCGAGGTTGATAGAGTTCTCATCAAAAGAAGTTGAGAGAGTTCTGAAAGTCGGTTTGCTTTGTGCAAACCTTGCTCCAAGTGCAAGACCGTCCATGGAACAAGTGGTGCAATACTTAAACGGGAACCTAGCTTTGCCGGAGTTTTGGCCATATTCTCCCGGGATTGGAGTTATCACCCCACCACCACAGCTCATGCTCCCTTCACTATCACTGTCTTCTTACTCATCCAACAACTCTATGTTTATGACTCACTCAATCGTCTACGGGAGTGGACGATGA
- the LOC106385818 gene encoding interactor of constitutive active ROPs 3, protein MMTQKARNGSQDVPKKVSPRAARPLKIPALEPDSSSSPVSANSRTPKDKSPKVPDRRSPRSPVSEKKRPSRITELESLVSQLQEELKKAKDQVTVSETAKKQAEEEAEESRKELQEVSSKLQESQNQSLEVSALEECDLEFDERRGLGVVVQEIRQLKLQIEMVASSEAGHVKQAELRNSEIHLLRGNLMDTLFLVENFRDQLKDCEVSEAETEALATETLRQLENAKKAVEELKSDGAKAVESYKKMAAELEQTKARMVWLEGLVTKLHANPEDLENNETLLKDYEEVFSLRFEVERLRAALEASEQKDQEGNVEASSRLRIQAELQSELKIANSQIDELKARLVDKETELQFVSEEKDNLYSKLMDNQKETDVKAELKQLREELENLKADMMDKETELQIVSDENETLKSDIHKRERDVQDALVKLGIAMEEADKSSKRAVRVAEQLDATQASNSEMETELRKLKVQSNQWRKAAEAATSMLSAGNNNGKFGENCDQKNSPYAEDVDDEVTKKKNGNVLKKIGVLWKKPQK, encoded by the exons ATGATGACCCAAAAGGCAAG AAATGGATCTCAAGATGTTCCCAAGAAGGTGTCTCCTCGAGCTGCTCGGCCACTGAAGATACCAGCGCTAGAGCCTGACTCCTCTTCATCTCCTGTCTCAGCTAATAGCAGAACACCAAAGGATAAAAGCCCAAAAGTTCCAGACCGTAGGTCTCCACGCAGCCCTGTCTCCGAG AAGAAGAGGCCAAGCAGAATAACGGAGCTTGAATCGCTAGTCTCCCAACTTCAAGAGGAGCTAAAGAAGGCGAAAGATCAAGTGACAGTGTCTGAGACAGCAAAGAAGCAAGCAGAGGAAGAAGCAGAAGAGTCCAGGAAAGAGCTACAAGAAGTTTCCTCTAAGCTCCAGGAGTCCCAGAACCAGTCTTTGGAAGTTTCAGCCTTGGAGGAATGTGATTTGGAGTTTGATGAAAGGAGAGGATTGGGTGTTGTTGTTCAGGAGATCAGACAACTCAAGCTTCAGATTGAGATGGTGGCTTCTTCTGAAGCTGGTCATGTGAAACAGGCTGAGCTGCGTAACTCGGAGATTCACCTTCTGAGGGGAAACTTAATGGACACACTTTTCTTAGTCGAGAATTTTAGGGACCAGCTCAAGGACTGTGAGGTGTCAGAGGCTGAAACTGAGGCTTTAGCCACTGAAACTCTTAGGCAACTGGAGAATGCTAAAAAGGCAGTGGAGGAACTGAAGTCAGATGGCGCAAAAGCAGTTGAAAGCTATAAGAAGATGGCGGCAGAGCTTGAACAGACAAAAGCTAGAATGGTATGGCTTGAAGGTCTTGTAACTAAGCTTCACGCCAATCCAGAGGATTTGGAAAACAATGAGACTTTACTTAAAGACTATGAAGAAGTATTTTCCTTGAGATTTGAGGTAGAGAGATTGAGAGCAGCTCTAGAAGCTTCTGAACAAAAAGACCAAGAGGGGAACGTAGAGGCTTCTTCTCGGTTAAGGATACAAGCTGAACTCCAGTCTGAGTTAAAGATAGCTAACTCCCAGATAGACGAGCTAAAGGCGAGGCTGGTAGACAAGGAAACAGAACTACAGTTTGTTTCAGAGGAGAAAGATAACCTATACTCaaaactgatggacaaccagAAGGAGACAGATGTTAAAGCTGAGCTGAAGCAACTAAGGGAGGAGTTAGAGAACCTGAAGGCGGACATGATGGATAAAGAGACAGAACTCCAGATAGTTTCAGACGAGAACGAGACACTGAAGTCAGATATCCACAAGAGGGAGAGAGATGTACAAGACGCGCTGGTGAAGTTAGGGATTGCTATGGAAGAGGCTGACAAGAGTAGCAAGAGAGCGGTTAGAGTCGCCGAGCAGCTAGATGCAACTCAAGCGTCAAACTCAGAGATGGAGACAGAGCTCAGGAAGCTCAAAGTTCAGTCAAACCAGTGGAGAAAAGCTGCTGAAGCAGCTACCTCCATGCTTTCTGCTGGGAACAATAATGGGAAGTTCGGTGAGAATTGTGATCAGAAGAACTCTCCTTACGCTGAGGATGTTGATGATGAAgtgacaaagaagaaaaatgggAATGTGCTCAAGAAGATTGGTGTTTTGTGGAAGAAGCCTCAGAAATAG